The Thermobifida halotolerans sequence CGACCTGCCGATCCAGCGCGAGGCGCACACCGGCTATCCGGTGGTGTGGGGGCAAAGCCTCAAGGGCGCGTTGCGCCAGGCCGCCAGAGAACACCCGGAGTGGACAACCCAGGACGTCACGGCCGTGTTCGGCTCCGAGGTGTCCCAGCGTGCCGCCACCACGCCGGGCCTGCTCTCGGTGGGGGACGCCCAACTGGTGGCACTGCCGGTTCCGACACTGCGCCGCACCTTCGCCTGGGTCACCTCCGCGATCGCGTTGAGCCGCCTGGCCCGCAAGTACCGCATCGCGGGACGCGCTTCGATACCGGCAGTGCCCCGCGACCTCGCCGAGGCGGTCGCAGCCGACGACTCCTGGAGTGATGAGCAGGCACTGGGCCCTCTTGTGGTCGAGGTCGCGGCCCACCTCGACAACCAGGTCACGGCGCTGCGTTCGTGGACCGAGGCCATAGCCGGGGACGTGTTCGGCGACGATCCGGTGTTCACACCGTTTCGCGACAAGTTCACCGAGGACTTGCTGCTGGTCAAGGGCGATGTCATGGCGACGCTGGTCAAGGAGTGCACCGAGGTCACCGCTCGGGTGCAACTGGACGCTGACAAGACCGTCGCCAACGGCCCCTTCTACAGCGAGTACCTGCCCACCGAGACGATCCTTGCCGCCTCCCTGACCCTGCGCCCACCCCACACCGGTAAGAAACCGGAAGAAGCCGCCGAACGACAGTTGCGGCTGGTGCGCACACTCCTGCACGGGGACGGAGCGGCCCTGCTGCGTGTGGGCGGTGACGAGACCCTCGGCAAGGGGCTGGTGTGGAGCCGGCTGGCCGAAGGCGGGGAGGGGCACTGATGCACCGTCTGGACCAGGGCATGGCCACCACCGCCGCGGAACTGCTGCCCGAGGTTCCCCCCGAGCACGCCAAGGAGTTGCGCACCCGGTTCCGGCAACTGCCCGTGCAGTTGCACACCTCCGGGCTGGCCGCCACCTACGCGTTTCTCGCCGCCCGTTCCAAGGCTGATGACACCGACCGGCTCAAACGTGCCTACGCCGAGGTGGCCCAGCTGATTCGCCGCCGCCTGGCCGACCAGGGACTGCTGCCCCCCGGGTTGAGAACGGTCCCCGCCCCCGAGGTGCACCGGAAGGTGCTGGCCGAACTGGGCGGTATGGACACCGACCGCTACGCGCGGGCCAGTGCCGAGACAGCACTGCTGTTCTCCTGGCTGCGCCGCCTCGCCGACGCCGTCTACGCCGAGGAACGCACGTGACCGAACAGCCCTCTCGCAGGCCTTCCCCCGCCCACCTGGCCCGGATCAGGCGTCCCTCACCACAGCAGGCACAACGCTCAGCCAAGCCCTCCCCACCCGTGGACCGGCAGCAGACATCACCCTCGGGTGGGAAGCCGTCTGCTCGGAAGAACGAGACAGAGCTGCGTGCCGTTGGACCACTGGGGCGGTTGGTGCGGGTGCGCCACCGGACCGATACCACGCGACCACCGTTCCTGGACGGGGTGGAGTCGGACGCGAACGCACTGATCCTGCTGCGCCGCACCGCCTTTCCGAACCTCTCCGGAGACGAGGTGGAGCTGCCGGACGAGGCGGTCACAGCCCTGACGTCCTGGGCCGCCCACAGCGGTCTGGGGCAGCGCCCGGCGGACGTGAAAGCGGTCACGGCCAGGAGGAAACTCGCTCTGGACCGGTTGCGCGCCCAAGGGTTGACCGTGCGCCACGTGACGT is a genomic window containing:
- a CDS encoding type III-B CRISPR module-associated protein Cmr5, translated to MHRLDQGMATTAAELLPEVPPEHAKELRTRFRQLPVQLHTSGLAATYAFLAARSKADDTDRLKRAYAEVAQLIRRRLADQGLLPPGLRTVPAPEVHRKVLAELGGMDTDRYARASAETALLFSWLRRLADAVYAEERT
- the cmr4 gene encoding type III-B CRISPR module RAMP protein Cmr4, whose product is MTELLAFFYAESPLHAGASDSLGTIDLPIQREAHTGYPVVWGQSLKGALRQAAREHPEWTTQDVTAVFGSEVSQRAATTPGLLSVGDAQLVALPVPTLRRTFAWVTSAIALSRLARKYRIAGRASIPAVPRDLAEAVAADDSWSDEQALGPLVVEVAAHLDNQVTALRSWTEAIAGDVFGDDPVFTPFRDKFTEDLLLVKGDVMATLVKECTEVTARVQLDADKTVANGPFYSEYLPTETILAASLTLRPPHTGKKPEEAAERQLRLVRTLLHGDGAALLRVGGDETLGKGLVWSRLAEGGEGH